A genome region from Sander vitreus isolate 19-12246 chromosome 21, sanVit1, whole genome shotgun sequence includes the following:
- the LOC144536307 gene encoding uncharacterized protein LOC144536307, whose translation MTGGVVCLLSKTASYHSWTSNMAPKDPLLGTLKLCVLNLQSNGDMVSDTNPHLASCCQLLELVLRKGLQQPVLSLVHRDYWQCFEQLTHHDACGRLSALSLIVEQTRVCRKLLSAQGRGRYLLRLALSRKALPQFITHLLHTPRVLEWYSPAMSILRNEEFVEPFMSLLLVLSHMEFKLDMENCSFLDESWLLPVCERYEVVPCREVGMVLRYLSGRVFVLDLMPGSQAHVDEFLSPGDIIDEINGTSLRNSKNGQAGVVLSRLKGCPLSIGVLRWRAQDGTVYLPLIKLLQALRMEDPTLQLGPAPSQQSATKDQRNSPSQCLKEGRIVYIVQFLGKANIMFGGKEVLQHAITQVLQKNLPSKEVLLDMKETHLTCTERNSKLELFEHHYPEISCVGRFGQGDYTIFAFCVADLPETPQSTGFCCVALRASTINECEEIVCRIATGFKHTEWFV comes from the exons ATGACAGGAGGCGTTGTGTGTCTGTTGTCAAAGACAGCGTCTTATCACAGCTGGACCTCCAACATGGCACCAAAAGACCCTCTACTCGGCACTCTCAAAT TGTGTGTCCTTAACCTGCAGTCAAATGGAGACATGGTGTCAGACACCAACCCTCACCTCGCCTCCTGCTGTCAGCTTCTTGAGCTGGTCCTCAGGAAGGGGCTCCAAC AGCCAGTTCTCAGTCTGGTACACAGGGACTACTGGCAGTGTTTTGAACAGCTTACCCATCACGATGCCTGTGGCAG gctgtcTGCCCTGTCCTTAATAGTGGAGCAGACCAGAGTTTGCAGGAAGCTGCTCTCAGCTCAGGGCCGAGGCCGCTACCTGCTCAGACTGGCCCTCAGCCGTAAGGCTCTGCCACAGTTCATCACACACCTGCTGCACACACCCAGAGTCCTGGAG TGGTACAGTCCAGCAATGTCAATCCTCAGGAATGAGGAATTCGTGG AGCCTTTCATGTCACTGCTGCTGGTCCTCTCTCACATGGAGTTCAAACTGGACATGGAG AATTGCAGTTTTCTGGATGAAAGCTGGCTCCTaccg GTGTGTGAGAGATATGAGGTAGTGCCCTGTCGGGAGGTAGGGATGGTGTTGAG gtATCTGAGTGGGCGCGTCTTCGTCCTCGACTTGATGCCTGGTAGTCAGGCTCACGTCGACGAGTTTCTCTCTCCTGGTGACATCATTGATGAGATCAACGGAACCTCGCTGAGGAATTCCAAGAATGGACAG GCAGGTGTGGTTCTGTCTCGCCTAAAGGGCTGCCCTCTATCCATTGGTGTTCTGCGGTGGAGGGCTCAGGATGGGACAGTGTATCTGCCCCTTATTAAACTCCTGCAGGCCCTGAGGATGGAGGACCCCACCCTGCAGCTTGGTCCCGCTCCCTCCCAGCAGTCAGCTACCAAGGACCAGAGAAACTCTCCGTCACAGTGTCTCAAGGAGGGAAG GATTGTGTACATTGTGCAGTTCTTGGGGAAGGCAAACATAATG TTTGGGGGAAAGGAGGTGCTGCAGCACGCCATTACACAAGTGTTGCAGAAAAACCTACCTAGCAAG GAAGTGCTATTGGATATGAAGGAAACGCATTTGACATGCACAGAAAGAAACAGTAAATTG GAGCTGTTTGAGCATCACTATCCAGAGATTTCATGTGTAGGGAGATTCGGCCAAGGGGACTACACAATATTTGCATTCTGCGTGGC AGACCTCCCAGAAACCCCTCAGTCAACAGGCTTCTGCTGTGTGGCCCTGAGAGCCAGCACTATCAACGAGTGTGAAGAAATTGTCTGCCGTATTG CTACTGGTTTCAAGCATACTGAGTGGTTTGTATGA
- the LOC144536309 gene encoding histone H3.3A has product MARTKQTARKSTGGKAPRKQLATKAARKSAPSTGGVKKPHRYRPGTVALREIRRYQKSTELLIRKLPFQRLVREIAQDFKTDLRFQSAAIGALQEASEAYLVGLFEDTNLCAIHAKRVTIMPKDIQLARRIRGERA; this is encoded by the exons ATGGCCCGTACCAAGCAGACAGCCCGTAAATCCACTGGAGGAAAGGCGCCAAGGAAGCAGCTCGCTACCAAGGCAGCCAGGAAGAGCGCACCGTCCACGGGAGGAGTAAAAAAGCCCCATCGTTACAG ACCTGGAACTGTGGCACTGAGGGAGATCCGTCGTTACCAGAAGTCCACAGAGCTGCTCATCCGCAAGCTGCCCTTCCAGCGTCTGGTGAGAGAAATTGCACAGGATTTCAAGACCGATCTGCGCTTCCAGAGTGCTGCCATTGGCGCTCTTCAG GAGGCCAGTGAGGCCTACCTGGTGGGTCTGTTTGAGGACACCAACCTGTGCGCAATCCATGCCAAACGTGTCACAATCATGCCCAAAGATATCCAGCTGGCTCGTAGGATAAGGGGAGAGAGGGCCTAA